The DNA window GTTTGATCATGTTCTTGGCGTTGTTGAGTGCATAGATGAAAAAAAGCATGCAGTTGATTTGAGGGATGCAATAAATGCAGGCAAAAGGATTATCATAACTACGCTTCAAAAGTTTCCTGTAATATATAATGAAGTACAAACAAAGGGCAATAACTTTGCTATTATTGTGGATGAAGCCCATTCAAGCCAGACAGGAGAAGCTGCTAAAAAATTAAAGAAGGCTTTGGCTAATGATGAAGAAGCATTGGAAGAATACAGAAAGATGGAAAGCGAAGCGGAAGAAAATACTCCTGATTTTGAGGATGAATTGGTAAAAGAACTTGCAGCACACGGCACACATAGCAATCTATCATTTTTTGCTTTTACTGCTACGCCTAAAGAAAAGACGCTGCAGATGTTTGGAGAAAAACAAGATGATGGAACATTTAAAGCCTTTCACATATATTCCATGAGGCAGGCAATTGAAGAAAACTTTATTTTGGATGTGTTAACGAATTATACAACTTACCAGATGTATTATAAGATTGTAAAGAAAATAACGGATGACCCGAGTGTTGATACCGGTAAAGCCACTAAGGAAATTGCAAAATATGAATCATTGCATCCGCATAATTTAGCTCAGAAGACTGCAATTATGGTAGAGCATTTAAGGAGCATTACCAAGAACAAGATAGGCGGAGCCGCAAAGGCAATGATTGTAACGTCTTCCCGTCTTCATGCAGTTCGTTATCTTTTTGAATTCAGAAGATATATAAAAGCGCAGGGATATAATGATTTGGATGTTTTGGTTGCTTTTTCTGGCACAGTACCTGATAATGGTGAAGATTATACGGAAGAAAACTTAAACAAAGATAAAAAGGGAAATACCATCAAGGAAAGCCAGCTAAAAAAACAATTTCACTCAGATGATTTTAATATATTAATTGTAGCCGAAAAGTATCAAACCGGGTTTGACGAGCCATTGTTGCATACTATGTTTGTGGATAAGAAATTATCGGGTTTGAAAGCTGTGCAGACGCTGTCCAGGCTTAACAGGACAATGAAAGGAAAAGATGATACATTTGTTCTGGATTTTGTAAATTCTGCAGAGGATATATTAACGTCCTTTCAGCCATATTATGAAGCTGCAATATTAGAGAAGGAAACAGACCCTAATGTTATCTACGACTTAAAAAATTCATTGGATGCATATCAAATATACCAACCTTTAGAAATAGAAAAATTTGCAGAAACATATTATTCCCAAGATAACAAAAACGTTCAGGCAATTCTTACCGGATGCATTAAACCGGCATTAGAGCGTTTCGGATTTTTAGAAAATCAGGCTAAAGAAGATTTTAAAACATATCTTTCAAGATTTATTCGCATTTATTCTTTTATCACGCAAATATGCCGTATGTTTGACAAGGATATGCAGAAATTCTATGTATATGCAAAGTTTTTGGTAAAATGCTTGCCAAAAGATAACGGTCAAAAAGTGGATATATCGGATAAAATCATTCTTGAATATTATAAGCTTTCTAAAATGTTCGAAGGAAGTATTATCTTGGAAAGCTCTAATGAATATATACCTAAT is part of the Oxobacter pfennigii genome and encodes:
- a CDS encoding type I restriction endonuclease subunit R; translation: MPNEELLKEKAFEDAIEEYLITKGGYEKGNPQNFNREVALDKETLINFIKLTQQKKWERYCDIYGSSAEDSFIKRFCKETAANGLLAVLRHGFKDRGIKFRVCQFKPETSINQDTIKLYSQNTLHCTRQLHYSLLNENSIDIVLFLNGIPVVSMELKCQFTGQTASNAINQYKFDRSNKDAIFEFKNGVLVHFAVDLYEVYMTTKLNGPNTYFLPFNQGSNGSGNVGGKGNPLNPDGHQTAYLWEKVLYKDRLMEILHKYIHLNKEEKEDKEGNKYAEETLIFPRYHQLDVVTKLLEDVKKNGAGKNYLVQHSAGSGKSNSIAWLSHRLAGLHNENDEKIFQSIIVVTDRKVLDSQLQDTIYQFDHVLGVVECIDEKKHAVDLRDAINAGKRIIITTLQKFPVIYNEVQTKGNNFAIIVDEAHSSQTGEAAKKLKKALANDEEALEEYRKMESEAEENTPDFEDELVKELAAHGTHSNLSFFAFTATPKEKTLQMFGEKQDDGTFKAFHIYSMRQAIEENFILDVLTNYTTYQMYYKIVKKITDDPSVDTGKATKEIAKYESLHPHNLAQKTAIMVEHLRSITKNKIGGAAKAMIVTSSRLHAVRYLFEFRRYIKAQGYNDLDVLVAFSGTVPDNGEDYTEENLNKDKKGNTIKESQLKKQFHSDDFNILIVAEKYQTGFDEPLLHTMFVDKKLSGLKAVQTLSRLNRTMKGKDDTFVLDFVNSAEDILTSFQPYYEAAILEKETDPNVIYDLKNSLDAYQIYQPLEIEKFAETYYSQDNKNVQAILTGCIKPALERFGFLENQAKEDFKTYLSRFIRIYSFITQICRMFDKDMQKFYVYAKFLVKCLPKDNGQKVDISDKIILEYYKLSKMFEGSIILESSNEYIPNIKGNVGGREKKKDPLSVIIEKMNERFGTEFTEQDKVLEQMKADFAQDDKIVNAAKANDKSLFKYLYEQRFKEVAVNRYEKNDSFFMSLFSDEAKMKFIMDMMSEVVFNELRA